From the genome of Peptoniphilus sp. ING2-D1G:
AGGAAGGAGATAAAATCTATAATGCGGGAGATTCCTTCTTGGTAATAGGTAATCATAACTTTGAAGCTCAATGGGAAGAGGAAATTCAACCTCAACCCGAACCCATTTATCACCCCACGGTATCCCTCAAATGGTATGTACAAAAGAAAGATAAAACAGAATCGCACATAGCCTATATAGAGGGATATGAAGACGGGAAAGTAAAGGCTGCCGGAAACCTCACAAGGGCAGAGGCAGCCGCAATGGTAAGCAGATTGGAAAATCTCAACTTGTATGACAGATCAAAACCCGATTATCCTGATGCAGAGGAAAATGCATGGTATCTACCCTATTTAAATGCCGCTTTGAAACAGGATATGTTAGATGCCGATGAAAGGGGCAATATCAGACCCAATGACAAAATAACCAGAGCGGAATTTGCCAATATGCTGGCCCAAATAGATAAAAACAACGATTATGTATCGAATTTTACAGATATCTCAGGTCATAAATACGAATCACAGATCAATAAAATCTGCGGCAATAAGAGAATAATAGGTTATGAAGACGGAAGCTTCAGACCGAACAATCTTTTGACCAGAGCGGAAGCTGCAACTATACTCAATAGAATGTACAATAGAGTTGCCGATGAAATTTCCATAGCAAATTTAAAAACACAAGTGAAAAATTTCCCCGATATGGATAAATCTGACTGGTTCTATTGGGAGATAGTGGAAGCATCTAACAGCCACGATTTTATAAGAAGAATCGGAAAAGACAAATTCGATAGAGATTTAGAGTTATGGGAAAGAATTTTATATAATTCCCATGCAGATAAAAACATTTAATAAAAATAGTATCAAAAATATGACGTAAGTAAAAAGACTCGGAGTAAACTTCGGGTCTTTTTTATACAGTCTATAAACACAATATTCTTTATTGAGTTTGTAGGAGCACCGACGAACATATTTGAGTCATTCTTAAAGGGTTAATGTTGATAATTGATATCAATTGTTGTTATGCCATCCAATATGAAAAGCTGATACCCTACAACATCAGTTACAGGTACCAGCTTAAAACCCCTTGAAATTTCTCCATAGTATGCTCAATTAAAGGATGATAAACTATCTCTTTAACTATGGATATCCTCCTTAATTATATGTTAAATTTATTTATTAGATTCAAAAATTTTGTTGAATTTGTCAATGCTTCCACTATCTAATTTATACCATTTGTTGTCGTATTTTAAGAAACTTTCAAATTTAGCAATTTCCAATTTATTGAAATTTTTATCGTACACATTTATAAAATCAGGTCCTGTGGATTCATCGCTGTCAAATTGTGCAGGTTCACCCTTAAGAGAATTGAGCGCTACCAATATATCCCTTACTTTTGCAGAATCGTTGATGGACCTCATATAGTTGACATCAAATCTTATCAGTTCTATATAGGATACGTTTTTCAACTCCAATTGCATTATCTTGTTTCTGCCTGAAAGCATCCTGTAGGATAGAACCAACAACAATATAAAAAATAAGGTGACAAATAGTTTTATCCTATTTTTATTTTTATGTTTTCTTTTCCTTTTAATTTCTAACACCTCAAATGTTTAATATTCCACTTAAATAGATATTGGCTCTTGCTTCCAATCTTACAATTCCATCCTCAGGTTTTTTCAGAGAAAATACATAGTCGTCATTTAAAGAAAATTTTTTATCCTGATCCACCAGTCCTTCTTGAAATAAATAATAAAAAGATAATTCAGTGATGTATTCGAAGTTATGATTTTTCTTCGAAGACATGGGATAAATCCATTTTCTAAATATGTCATTTTCTCCTCTTAAAGCCAACAATTCAACGCTATTGTAATTCATTTTTTGAAAATATTTTTCAGCTTCATCCATTTCGAAATCATGATTTTGCATTAATTCAACGTTTTTTAAGGGTATTAAAACTTGTTTCTGCTGTGAGTCGTTTTTTCTTGTCATATAAATATTTTCTGTTTTGAGATCATCTCTTGAAATATTTAAAACTTGAAAAAGTTCCTTCTCCAGGATTATGCTTTCCATTTCTATTTTTGGAAATTTCAAAGATACATGGTCAATTTCAGAATTTTCATAGTGCAGTTCTATTTCAATTTTACCTCTTTCCGTATGGAGTACTACACTTTTAATCCCATTTTCCACAGGTGTTATATAATTTTTTTCTGCAAGGGCATAAAACACTCCTATTGCCGCATAGTCGCAAAATCCCTCTTCTTTATTTCCGCAATAAAATTTCCCTTCAAATCTATCGGTATCAAGTCTGCTGACGAAGGCAACGGTTGATTGATTGAGATTTTTTGATACTTTTTGCATGTCAATATCTACAAAATCTTCTCTGTTGAAAATCCCCGCCACAGTCCTATCTCTTAATTTTTCCTTTGCATATACGCTCATAAAATAAACATTAAAATATTGCATCAAAATCACTGCCTATTATTTTTTCATAAATTCTCGATAAGTCTTCATCATTATAATATTCAATCACTATATTTTTCTTTTTTCCCGTATTTTTAATCATAACCTTGGTGCCGAGAACGTCGGATAAATCTCTTTTTGCCTTTTCGATATATATATCACTTTCCGGTCTTTGTCTTTTGTTTTTTATTATATAGGTCGTTTCTTTGACAGTATTGCCCAGGTTCACAATCCTCTTCGCTTCAGAATATTGTCTTTCTTTATCCTTTATTGCCAGGAGAATTTTGCCGTGGGAGGGGGAAAGCAGTCCTCTTTTCATGAATTCTATAACTCTTTCATCAAGTCTTAAAAGCCTCATGGTATTGCCGATATACTGCCTGCTTTTGCCTAAGGCTTTAGCCAACTGCTCTTGTGTAATTCCATAGGAATCTATTACATTTTTATAGCCTGCAGCTTCTTCAATGGGATTTAAATCCTTTCTCTGAACATTTTCTATCAACGAAATTTTATCGGCATTTTCATCACTTATATCTTTAATAATTGCCGGCACCTCTTCAAGATCGACAAGCTTTGCAGCTCTGAATCTTCTTTCTCCGGCTACTATCATGTATTTGTCATCTTTTTTTCTTAAAATAAGAGGTTGTATTATACCGAATTCTTTTATTGAATTTGCGAGCTCCTGTAAGGAGTCTTCATCAAAATGCTTTCTCGCCTGAGACTCATTTACAACAATGTCTTTTATCTTTATTGTATCTACTGTTGAAGCGTCTTCCTTCAACAATTTCTCAACAGCATTGGAATCCTTGATAAAATTACTAATTCCTCTTCCTAAAGTTATTTTTTTCATTTATTCACCTTGTTTCTGCTTAAAAACTCCTTTGCAAGTTTGCTGTAGGCTCTTGCCCCCTTAGAAAATCTGTCATACTCAAAAATATTTTGACCAAAACTCGGAGCTTCAGCAAGGCGTATGTTTCTGGGGATTACGGTACTATAGAATAAATCTCCGAAAAATTCAGCAACTTCATTCTTTACACTCATGGATAAATTGGTCCTGCTGTCATACATGACAAGCAACACACCCTCTATCTTTATATCTTTATTGAAATTTTCCTTTACAAGCGTTATTGTGTTCATCAATTGTCCGACGCCCTCAAGGGCATAATACTCACTTTGTACAGGTATCAATATGCTGTCCGACGCAACAAGGGATATAATGGACAATACTCCCAAGGAAGGTGGACAATCTATAAATATATAATCATAATTTTCAATTATAAACGTTAAATTGTTTTTTAAAGTATATTGCCAATTTTGTGAATTTGATATTTCTATCTCCGCTCCTGCAAGGTCCGAAGAAGAGGGAATTATATCCAAATCCGGTGTGTTGGTTTTATAAATAACATCTTCGCTGTTATTTATTAAAAGATCGTAAATATTTTTTTCGGCTTTTTCCTTTAATATTGCAGAAGAAGCATTTGCCTGAGGATCTATGTCCACTAAAAGCACTTTTAGTTTCTTTTTTGCAAGAGCGGCGGTTAAATTCACAACTGTCGTGGTCTTTCCGACACCGCCTTTTTGATTGAAAATACTTATAATCTTTCCCATAATTCCTCCCGTTCTCAAGAACTTATAAAGATTTCATTAAGAGTGCTCCACGTGGAGCATTCTTAATGTTATTATACACGGAGTATATATTTAATTCAAATGAGAGAAGTCGATGCTCCACGTGGAGCATTAACTTGTTTTTCGTTGATTTGACGGGAAGTTTTGTCATGTTTTTATAAATTTTATCGAAATTTTTATATTTTTATTTAATTTTACATGATTTTTATTTTTAAACTCTAAGGAAAAAAATGAATTTATGATTATATATGAAACTATGTTCTCCGCCCAAAATTATACCGAGGAAATATAACGGGCGGATGAAGGCATCCGCCCCTACAAAAAATTAAGTTCAAATTTGAAATATAGCGGGCGAACGAGTGAATATCTATAGGAAAAATGAATTTATATTGATATGTAATGATGAATTAAGGCTTCCGCTCCTATGATAGTAAACCCTTTTTCTAACGAAGAACATTCGCTATTAAAAAATCCCGAGAACTTCTCGGGATCATAGTGGTTTGCTTTTGGGTTTTCCGCCACCTCTTGGATATTTTTTATCCGTGGTATTTATTTTTTTTATTATGAGCAGGTAGTGTGTAATATCTCCCGGAAGTTTTATTTTTATCACTTCTTCGAATTTTCCTCCGAGAGTTTTAATGGCTTTGTCGGCATCTTTTAATTCCTCTTCATATTCAGGGCCCTTCATGGCTATGAAATTACCTCCTTTTTTTACAAAGGGGAGAGTGTATTCGCAAAGAGTTGATAAGTTCGCCACGGCTCTTGATGTTGCAATGTCGTATTTTTCTCTGTAATCTTTATTTCTTGCAAGTTCTTCAGCTCTTGCATGAAGGGTTTCGACTTTCTTTAGATTCAATTCCTTCACTACTTCGTCTAAAAACTTTATTCTCTTGTTTAAGGAGTCCATCAAGGTGATTTGCAGGTCTTCGTTGTAAATTTTAAGCACTACCCCCGGAAATCCCGCTCCCGTTCCCACGTCTATGACCGACTTGTTTCCCTTTAAATAGGGTGTTTTAAAAAGTGAAAGACAATCTAAAAAATGTTTCACATTTATTTCTTCATCATCGGTTATGGCTGTTAAATTCATCACTTCGTTCCATTTAAGAAGTATTTTCTTGTATTTCTCAAGGTCTTGTGCACACTCATTGTCCAGTCCGAAATCACTTATTTGTTGCGATAGCGTCATTTTTCCTCCTTTGCTGTTCCAAGTATATCAACAGAACATTTATATCTGCCGGAGATACTCCCGTGATTCTTGAGGCTTGAGCTATGGATTCAGGTTTTATGTTGTTTAATTTTTCACGAGCTTCAAGTCTTAATCCGTCAATTTTTGAATAATCCATGCCTATGTCCAACTTTTTGTTTTCCATCTTTTTGAATTGATTTATCTGTATTTGTTGCTTTTTAATATATCCCTCGTACTTTATTTCTATTTCAACGCAATCTCTTATATCCGATCTTATTTCCGGTCTTTGCGAATCGAAGGTTGCAGTCAAATCGTAATTGAGTTCAGGTCTTCTCATGAGTTCCTTTATGGATTGAGTGTTCTTTATGGGAGTGCTGCCAAGTTTTTCCAGTTTTTTGTTGTTTTCTTCCGTAGGATTTACCTTTATTTTAGAAAGTCTTTGAAGTTCGGCTTCTATGGTATTTTTTCTGTACAGGTACTTTTCATACCTCTCATCTGTCACAAGCCCGATTTTTCGTCCTATTTCCGTAAGTCTTAAATCTGCGTTGTCCTGTCTTAGTGTCAAGCGGTATTCAGCTCTTGCGGTCATCATTCTGTAGGGTTCCTTGGTGCCCTTGGTGACAAGATCGTCTATCAACACTCCTATATAAGCCTCTGATCTCTTCAGTACGATTTGTTCTTCGCCCTTTATTTTTAGAGCGGCGTTAATTCCCGCCATTATCCCTTGAGCTGCAGCTTCTTCGTATCCCGATGAGCCGTTGATTTGTCCTGCGAAGTAAAGACCTTCAATATTCATGTGTTCAAGTGTTCTTTTAAGTTCCGTCGCATCGATGGCATCGTACTCTATGGCATAGGCGGGTCTTAAAATCTTCACACCTTCAAGCCCTATTATCTCCTTATAAAATTCATTTTGTACTTCTTCGGGCAGGGAAGAGCTGACGCCTTGCACATACATTTCATCGGTGGTAAGTCCCTCCGGCTCTATGAAAACTTGATGAGAATCTTTATCACTAAATCTCACTACTTTGTCTTCTATTGAAGGGCAGTACCTCGGTCCCACGCCCTCGATATCTCCGAGATAAAGAGCGGATCTGCTCAGGTTTTGCCTTATGATATCGTGACATTTTTCTGTGGTATAGGTCAAATAACAGTCTTCCTGATGCTTGTTTAAGTCCTTATCAATGTTTAAAAAGGAAAAGGGAACTACTCCTTCATCTCCCCATTGCACTTCCATTTTTTCATAATTGAGAGACGATCTCAAAACCCTTGCCGGAGTTCCGGTTTTTAACCTCATGAGTTTTATTCCCAGTCTTTCCAATGCGCTTGATAATTTGCCCGCCGGTCTGAAGCCTTGAGGCCCTGAGGCATAGTTGAGTTCGCCTATGAAAATCCTGCCCTTTAAATATGTCCCCGTGGAAAGAATGGCTGTTTTTGTCCTATAAACCGCTCCGGTTTTTGAAACTACGCCCTTGATTTGCCCCTCTTCAACTATTAAATCTTCCACTTCAGTTTCATATAGGTCCAAATTTTCCTGATTTTCTAAAACTCTCTTCATTATTTCATGGTATTTTCTTTTATCGGCTTGCACTCTTAAAGAATGCACGGCAGGTCCCTTTGAAGTGTTCAGCATCCTTGACTGAATGAAACTCTCATCTATAACCTTTGCCATTTCTCCGCCTAAAGCATCGATTTCTCTTACCAAGTGTCCCTTTCCCGTGCCGCCGATATTGGGATTGCAGCTCATGGCTGCTATTGAATCGAGATTTATACACAATAAAGCAGTCTTCATTCCCATGCGTGCGCCAGCAAGAGCCGCTTCTGATCCCGCATGGCCTGCGCCGACTACCACTAAATCATAATCTCCCTTTATATAATTCTTTACGTCCAAATTTATTTCCTACTTTCCAATACAAAATTCGCTGAATACCTTGTCCAATATGTCTTCAGTAGTTGTTTCGCCCGTGATTTCTCCCAAAGAGGAGAGAGTGATATTTAAATTTACTTCCATCAAATCCAAAAACATCTCATTATTTATGTCATCAATTACATCTAAAAGAGCTCTTTTAGTCTTTTTAAGCGCTTCCAAATGCCTTAAATTATTCACATATATGTCGTTGTTTTGAGAAATTTCACCTTGAAAGAACAATTCCCTTATCATATCTTCTATTTTTGAAATTTCATCGGTATTTGTTACGGAAATTTTTATATAGTCCTTTTTACCTATTAACCCCACAATATCTTCTTCTGAAACCTTGGTGGGCAGGTCGGATTTGTTTAAAAGTATTATGGCCTTTTTGTCTTCAATCAATCTGATTATTTCCTTGTCATCCTCATCAAATTCTCTTGAACTGTCAAATATCGCTATTATCAAGTCACTGTCTTCGATTTGAGACTTAGCTCTGTCCACACCGATTTTTTCAACGACATCATCGGTATGTCTAATTCCTGCTGTATCAGTTAATTTTAAAAGAATTCCGTCCAAATTTATATAGTCGCTTATTATATCTCTGGTGGTACCTGCAACATCGGTTACAATAGCCTTGTCAAATCTCAGCATTCCGTTTAAAAGGGAAGACTTTCCCACATTGGGTTTTCCCAAAATAGTAGTATTTATCCCGTCTCTTATCAACATGCCTTTATTGGAATTTTCTATCAATCTTTCCACTCTTTCAAGAGCATAATCGGCATCTTTTTTCAATCGGTCATAGGTCGCCTCTTCTATTTCATCTTCAGGAAAATCTATATTTGCAACGATAAGCGCATTTATGGAAACCAGTCTGTCCTTGATATCCTGCAAAGCTCCCGTCAATCCGCCTTCCAACTGTCTTATGCTCATATCATAGGCATGATCGGACTTTGATTTTATTATGTCCATTACAGCTTCGGCCTGTGTTAAATCAAGCCTTCCCTTTAGAAATGCCCTCTTGGTAAATTCTCCCCTTTCTGCAAGTCTTGCACCTTTTCCAAGAGTGAGATCTAAAATTTTGCGCACGGAAATTATTCCGCCGTGACAGTATATTTCCACCACATCTTCTCTCGTATAAGTATGGGGCTTGACCATTTTTACTATCAATACTTCATCTATGAGTTTATCGCCGTCATAAATATGACCGTACATCATTTTTCTGTTTTCGCTATCCGCAAGAGTCTTTTTTGATACGGATTTAAATATGGAATCGGCGATTTCCACGGATTTTTCTCCGCTCATCCTCACAATTCCTATTCCCGCTTCTCCCGTTGCAGTAGAAATAGCACTAATAGTGTCATTATCAAACATTTTATTTCACCTCTTTTGCTTGTAATATATTATACTAAATATTCCTATTTTTAAAGTATTTTGAAACAAAAAAAGCCTGTCGCCAATGTGGCCCCAAAAGTTGAATTTTATACCAAATATATTTATTGTATTTGTCTACAATTTTTTTGAAAAATAAAAGTTTGTTTCAGTGTGCTGTAAAATTACATAGTTATTAATAATATAAAGCTTGTTTTAATCCCTGCTTTAACAGGCGGACACGGTATGGTTAATATGGCCATTCACACTGCAGCCAATGTAATTGCAAAAGATATTATTAGAGGACAAGATACTTCCATATCCAATGCTGATGTTGCAAGACTTCCAATTGCAGATATGATTGAAAAAGCTATAAAGGCAGCTAAAAAAGCCGGAGCAGACGGTGCAAATGCGGCCCTCATAGTCGCATCTTTATTGTATCTTGCAGGTTCTCAAGCTCAAGTCGGCATACCGGCCGGCAACAGAAAACTCGGGGCTACTTGCAGGATGATTGCGGGAGTAGATAGAAGCGGTGTGGCTGCAATACCCACTGCGAAATCCAACAGTAAGGTTTCAGGTTTTGCTGCAGTTAAGGCTATTTATGATGCTTTAGAAAAAGGCGAACTTACTGAAATTGACGGAGCTAATGTTCCAACCTTCATTGGAGGTTCTCCAATTTATGGACACAGTAAAATAGGTGAGGATATTGTTTGGCCTCAACTTGCTGAAAATGGCGCAAGAGTTGGTACTGAAGCTATGCTTAAAGCTTTAAGAGGAGCAGGAATGCAACCTCATCCTTTCACTGCAGCCATTTTAGGTTCTGCAGCTATTTTAGAAATTATCCACCCGGATGCTGAAGTTCCGGAATCCGAGGGATCTTATGGTACAATAAGCTCTGTTTACCTTGTAGGCCGTAGCGCAACTAAGACAGCAGGTCTGCCTGAAGAACTGCATATGAAAGTCACAGGAGAAAAGTTTGATACAGCTAAACTCATCGGAGATTTAGGTCTTATCCTTAAAGATATAGGCGGTCCTTCAGTTATTGGTATGATGGCTCTTAACGAAATTTTCGGCTGCTTTGAAGAACTTATAGCCGGATTTTCAGGAACGCCGCTCAATGCACCCATAGGCCACATCGGTTCTTATGCAACCGTTGCTATGAAGATGCTTATTGAAAACGGAGGTAAGCAAGAAGAAGTTGCTGAAAAAATTAGAGTTGAACGTCAAGCATCCAATGTAGATCCTGAAAGTTCAATTACTACTATAAATATTATTTCAAGAAAGGCAAATGAAGTTTATCCGGGAATTGTTACTCAAACACTAATCAAGGCTTCTGAAGCCGCTCGTAATCTTGCGATATTAGATAGGGCAAAGTTTGCTTATAAAGAATTAAGTGCCGGCAAATCTACAGAAGAAGTAGTTGAAATACTTGAAAATAAGCGTATGGATAAAGTTTGCAAAAATGCAGGTGCCGTATTTACGCAAATGTATGGAAAAGAAGTAGAAATTGAAACTTTAAAACTTTATAGAGGAGCTCGTCGTAACGAAGCTATTGCAAAAAATATCTTGCCTTTGACGGTTCTGGAGACTTTAAGGTCACAATAGGTGGAAAAATTCAAGTCTTTGAAAACTTTGCTGCAAATGCAGCTGTTGAATTTGCAAAGGGAGGCTTAAAAGATTTGCTTGAATATGCTCCCGTAATCGGCCTTGTACTCAATGAGTTCTTACTTGGTTCAGTATATATAGTGGATTTTGTAATACCCATAGCAGTAAAAGCCGCTATGGATGATCTTTCCGATGCCGAAATTAAAGAACTTGCCAAAAGCGTCAGCAAAATAGCTATAATCTCAGCCGGAATTCCGGGAAGTAATTCAAGAGCCCTATCTGTGGCAAGACTTGCCAATAAAACACTAAAACTTGCGGAGAAATAAGACCGTGAATTTAATCAATGATATTTTTTCTAAAGAGGGCTTGCTCATTATAGTACAAGTAGGCCATTTGTCAGGAGAAATTTTAGGGTCTGTTTTTGACAGTCTTTATGAAGCAGGAGCATATAATGTTCAATGCTGTCCTACAATTACCAAAAAAAATAGACCCGGTCATATTTTCTTTATTGACTTAAACCCTAAAGATAAAAGTAAAATAGAAAATGTTATTATTAATTCTTTGGCTTCAAGCGGTTGGCATCTTATAGAAACAAAACATAACCACATAGCGCACAAAAATGTAACTAAAAACATTCTTGTAGAAGTAGAAGATTTTAAATTTGAATTTACACTTCAATCAAAGGTAACAAGTAGCGATTTTGATATTATAAGGCCTGAAATAGACAACTGTAAAGCTTTACAAGAAACTATTAAAGAAAAGTGCAAGCTTGATATTCCTTTAAAAAATATTTATTTGCTCTGTCAAAATGCTTGGATAAACAATTTAGATAAAATAAACTTCAATAATACATTCAAAATATTTTAATTTTAACTAAGCTCATGCCTTTATCCTTAAAGGAGAATGCACGAAATATAAAAGGAGAATATATGAAGGCATTATATATAAATTGCGAAAATGGTATAAGCGGCGATATGTTAGTAGCTTCTCTTTTGGATTTATCTTTAGATTTTAGTACATTCAAAAATCAATTGAATAAATTAAATCTTTCAAGTTTTAGGATAGAAAAAAGAAATATTCATAAGAATGGCAAATCAATTTGTGATTACAATGTCGTTTTAGAAAATAGTGACAATTTAAAAAATATAAATATTTTTGATATCCTTGAAATAATTAATAAGTCTGAACTTTCAGATAAGGTAAAGTCTTTATCTAAAAAAATATTTAAAATCGCTGCTGAGGCTGGATCTCATGCTCACAAACTGGACATAAAAGAATTTTTCTTTCATGAAAAGGGGGTGGCTGATTCTTTTGCTGATATAGTAGGTTTTGCTATTTGTGTAGACTTGCTTGAAATAGAGGAAGTTTTCTTTTCAAAGATTTATGATGGGAGCGGTTTTATTGATATAAGGGGCAAAACCCTCCCATTACCTGTCCCTGCAGTTAAATATCTTGCAGATAAATATAAGTTGAATCTTATAAAAACTTCCATTCAAGGAGAATTGGTTACGCCTACAGGAGCATCCATAGTCGTTGCTACAAAATCAAAAAGAAAGTTGCCGCAAAATTATAAAATTTTAAAGAGTGGTTTTGGAAATGGCAAAAGGAATTACAATCCTGAGGCAATTTTAAAGTCCACCCTGCTGGAAATATAAATTAGAGGAGAAATTATGAGTCCCGATCTCGATATAGCAAAAAATTATCTAATTGATAAAGATCAAACCTTAGTTATAGTTAAAAATGGAAATGTACTTTTTAAAAGTAACGAAACAGGAGTCAAGGTTTTGGTTGAGATTTTTAAATCTCAACCAAATATCTTGGAAAAAGCTTCCGTTGCAGATACAATAACCGGTAGAGCCGCAGCTATTATTTATTCTCATGGAAACATAAAAGAACTATACACTAATCTTATATCAAAAAATGCAGAAGAAGTTTTAGATAAAAAATCTATCAGTTATATTTATAAAAATAAAGTAGATAATATCATGAACAGAACTAAGACCGACCTCTGTCCAATTGAAAAAATCGCAAAGAAAAGTAGTACAATAGATGAATTAATTTATAAAATTGAAGATTTTTAAAAAAAGATTCAATGAAAGGGGTTTAATAATGAATAAAACAAAAGAAATTGTTCTGGCCAGTCTATTTATAGCAGCCGGATTAATAATACCTATGATATTTCACACCTTCCATCTGGGAGGTCCCACCTTTTTGCCCATGCATCTACCTGTATTGTTGGCAGGAATGATCCTTCCACCATCAACAGCTTTGTTGGTTGGAGTTTTGACTCCTGTGTTAAGCAGTCTTTTTACCGGTATGCCACTGATATATCCCATTTTGCCGATAATGGTTGCAGAACTTGGAGTTTATGGCTTTACAATTGCAATTTGTAGAAAAAATATAATTTTAATATTTTCCTTTCTCTCATCATAGCGATGATTTTAGGAAGAATTGCAGCAGGTCTGGTAGTATCTGTCCTCGCCCTTGCTTTCGGGCTAAAAATGAACCCGATAAACTATGTGGTGGGAATAGTTGTAACAGGCGTTCCCGGAATAATAGTTCAATTAATTTTTATACCTATATTGACAAAATTAATTGAGCGTTGGGGATTTGATTCACAATATATAAATTAAAATAGGATTATCTGCAAAAATGCCAAAAAAGGTTCTGTAATATGTTAAATACTACAGAACCTTTTTAATATTATGATATGAATATTTATTTAAGAAGTGATTGTTTTAAGTCTTCTTCGATTTTAACGAGTTCCCTGCTTGCTTCTTCTCTCTTCTTGGAGCCTTCTATCTGAATGTTTCTGACTTCGTTAAGGGCATCTATAAGAGCTTGGTTTGTGTACCTGATAGTTTCTAAGTCGACAATACCTCTTTCAGATTCCTTTGCTGTTTCAATGGTACTTTGTTTAACCATTTCAGCGTTTTTCTTCAAAAGTGCATTTGTGAAGTCAGTAACTTCTTTTTGAGTCTTGGCAGCTTCCAGTGAATGGGTTGCGCTCAAGTTTAAAACCATTTGAGATTTCCAAAGGGGAATGGTATTTACTATTGTGGACTGAATTTTTTCCACCATTACGGTGTTTGAAGCTTGTACCATTCTTATTTGCGGTGCCATTTGAAGTGATATCGTCTTTGTCAGTTCCAAATCATGTAGTTTCTTTTCAAATCTGTTTATCATGTTTTGATAATCATTTACTTTTTGAGCATCTACAGGCAAATTTGAAACCTTGGCTTTTTCTTCAAGGGCAGGAAGCTCTTGACCTCTTGCCACATCCAACTTTTTCTTTCCCGCTTCCACATACATTACCAGTTCCTTGTAGTAATCTCTGTTTAAGTCATACATGTAATCAAGGGTTGAAAGATCCTTTAAAAGCTTGATTTGATGTTTTTCAAGGCTTCTTTGGACTTCTTCCACATTGCCTTCAACCTTTGTGTACTTGGCTTTTATGCTGTTTGCATTGTTGATGGCTTTTTTGAAAAAGCCTACTATTCCTTTGTCTTCTTCTGCGATGTCAAAATTTTTAAGCTCTGTAACTACATTTGAGAGCAAATCTCCAACTTCTTCCAAATCCTTGGTTCTGACCTTTTCCAAAGTTTGTTCCGAAAAATTGGCTATCTTCTTTTGAGCGCTGGCTCCGTATTGAATTACCATGTTTGTGTTTGTGATGTCGATTTTTTTTGAAAATTCATCTATTTGTTTTTGCTCTTCATCGGTAAGTTGCAACTCAACGGGCTTTGACTCTTTAACTTCAGCTTTCTTTTCAATTTCAGCAATAGTTTGAAGATTTTCGTCTTCATTTTCTTCTAAGGTCAATTT
Proteins encoded in this window:
- a CDS encoding Hypothetical protein (Family membership), translating into MSVYAKEKLRDRTVAGIFNREDFVDIDMQKVSKNLNQSTVAFVSRLDTDRFEGKFYCGNKEEGFCDYAAIGVFYALAEKNYITPVENGIKSVVLHTERGKIEIELHYENSEIDHVSLKFPKIEMESIILEKELFQVLNISRDDLKTENIYMTRKNDSQQKQVLIPLKNVELMQNHDFEMDEAEKYFQKMNYNSVELLALRGENDIFRKWIYPMSSKKNHNFEYITELSFYYLFQEGLVDQDKKFSLNDDYVFSLKKPEDGIVRLEARANIYLSGILNI
- a CDS encoding stage 0 sporulation protein J (High confidence in function and specificity), whose product is MKKITLGRGISNFIKDSNAVEKLLKEDASTVDTIKIKDIVVNESQARKHFDEDSLQELANSIKEFGIIQPLILRKKDDKYMIVAGERRFRAAKLVDLEEVPAIIKDISDENADKISLIENVQRKDLNPIEEAAGYKNVIDSYGITQEQLAKALGKSRQYIGNTMRLLRLDERVIEFMKRGLLSPSHGKILLAIKDKERQYSEAKRIVNLGNTVKETTYIIKNKRQRPESDIYIEKAKRDLSDVLGTKVMIKNTGKKKNIVIEYYNDEDLSRIYEKIIGSDFDAIF
- the soj gene encoding Sporulation initiation inhibitor protein soj (Inhibits the initiation of sporulation, Spo0J antagonizes this inhibition. Soj ultimately inhibits the activation (phosphorylation) of Spo0A; High confidence in function and specificity), whose translation is MGKIISIFNQKGGVGKTTTVVNLTAALAKKKLKVLLVDIDPQANASSAILKEKAEKNIYDLLINNSEDVIYKTNTPDLDIIPSSSDLAGAEIEISNSQNWQYTLKNNLTFIIENYDYIFIDCPPSLGVLSIISLVASDSILIPVQSEYYALEGVGQLMNTITLVKENFNKDIKIEGVLLVMYDSRTNLSMSVKNEVAEFFGDLFYSTVIPRNIRLAEAPSFGQNIFEYDRFSKGARAYSKLAKEFLSRNKVNK
- the rsmG gene encoding Ribosomal RNA small subunit methyltransferase G (High confidence in function and specificity), whose translation is MDNECAQDLEKYKKILLKWNEVMNLTAITDDEEINVKHFLDCLSLFKTPYLKGNKSVIDVGTGAGFPGVVLKIYNEDLQITLMDSLNKRIKFLDEVVKELNLKKVETLHARAEELARNKDYREKYDIATSRAVANLSTLCEYTLPFVKKGGNFIAMKGPEYEEELKDADKAIKTLGGKFEEVIKIKLPGDITHYLLIIKKINTTDKKYPRGGGKPKSKPL